In the Mauremys mutica isolate MM-2020 ecotype Southern chromosome 13, ASM2049712v1, whole genome shotgun sequence genome, one interval contains:
- the LOC123347872 gene encoding olfactory receptor 14C36-like, with the protein MSNQTTLTEFLLLGFSDVRELQILHFMVFLVIYVAALVGNLVIVMVVALNHQLHTPMYFFLGNLSFLDICYISVTVPKSMANSLTNTRLISFSGCVAQIFLVVTLVFAEMLLLVVMAYDRYVAICRPLHYKVIMNKTMCAQMASGCWISAVLYSVMHTGNTFRLPFCRSNVIGQFFCDIPQLLKISCYDTSANEILVIVCVLFFGFLFVVSIFVSYIHIFSTILRIPSTQGKYKAFSTCLPHLIVFSLFMSTTMFTYIRPKSMSSLYQDLLAAVFYSVVPPLLNPMIYSLRNKEIKDALGKMLHRVVLIKNSS; encoded by the coding sequence atgtccaaccaaaccaccCTGACTGAGTTTCTTCTCTTGGGGTTTTCTGATGTCCGGGAGCTGCAGATTCTACATTTTATGGTATTTCTAGTCATTTATGTGGCAGCCCTGGTGGGGAATCTGGTCATCGTCATGGTTGTAGCCCTCAACCACCaacttcacacccccatgtacttcttccttgGAAACTTGTCCTTCCTAGATATCTGCTACATCTCTGTCACAGTCCCTAAATCTATGGCCAATTCCTTAACCAACACCAGATTGATCTCTTTCTCTGGTTGTGTTGCCCAAATCTTTTTGGTTGTCACCTTAGTTTTTGCAGAGATGCTTCTTCTCGTGGTCATGGCGTATGACCGCTATGTTGCTATCTGTCGTCCTCTACATTACAAGGTGATCATGAACAAGACAATGTGTGCCCAGATGGCGTCTGGGTGCTGGATCAGTGCTGTCCTCTATTCGGTGATGCACACGGGTAACACATTTAGGTTACCTTTCTGCCGTTCCAATGTTATTGGGCAGTTCTTCTGCGATATCCCACAGCTACTAAAGATCTCTTGCTACGATACATCAGCTAATGAAATTTTGGTTATtgtctgtgttttattttttggtttcCTTTTTGTTGTTTCAATATTTGTATCCTATATTCACATCTTCTCCACCATTCTAAGAATCCCTTCCACACAGGGCAAgtacaaagccttctccacctgcctgcccCACCTGATTGTATTTTCGTTATTTATGAGCACCACAATGTTCACCTACATAAGACCAAAGTCAATGTCCTCACTGTATcaggacctgctggctgctgtgTTTTACTCTGTGGTGCCACCATTGTTGAATCCGATGATTTATAGCCTGAGAAATAAGGAGATAAAAGATGCCCTGGGGAAAATGCTACATAGGGTAGTCTTGATCAAAAATTCATCATGA
- the LOC123347873 gene encoding olfactory receptor 14A16-like — MVTGSGLRMYLRQETSNQTILTEFLLLGFSDIRELQILHFVVFLVIYLTALIGNLLILIVVAVDRHLHTPMYFFLGNLSFLDLCYISVTVPKSMANSLTNDRHISFSGCVAQVFLVVTFVITEMTLLVIMAYDRYVAICHPLHYRVIMNTGTCAQMAAGSWIGSAIYAAFHTGNTFRLPFCQSNAIGQFFCDIPQLLKISCADTHPNETLLLACVIFLCFICFGLIIVSYTRIFSTVLMIPSAQGKSKAFSTCLPHMFVVGLFLSSGMFTYMKPNSGSSTYYDLLAAVLYTVLPPAMNPLIYSLRNKEIKKALRKIGDMKKILVLITLGN; from the coding sequence AATGTACCTGAGACAGGAAACATCCAACCAAACCATCCTGactgagttccttctcctgggttTCTCCGACATCCGAGAGTTGCAAATTTTACAttttgtggtgtttctagtgatttaTCTGACAGCTCTGATTGGGAATCTTCTCATCCTCATAGTTGTAGCTGTGGaccgccacctgcacacccccatgtacttcttcttgGGCAACTTATCCTTCCTAGACCTCTGCTACATCTCCGTCACCGTCCCCAAGTCCATGGCCAATTCCCTAACCAATGACAGACACATCTCTTTCTCCGGATGTGTTGCCCAAGTCTTCTTGGTGGTCACCTTTGTTATTACTGAGATGACCCTGCTTGTGATCATGGCATACGACCGGTACGTTGCAATCTGCCATCCTCTTCATTACAGAGTCATCATGAATACAGGCACCTGTGCCCAGATGGCAGCTGGTTCTTGGATTGGCAGTGCGATCTATGCAGCCTTTCACACTGGTAACACCTTTAGGTTGCCCTTTTGCCAGTCCAATGCAATTGGTCAGTTCTTCTGCGATATCCCACAATTACTGAAGATCTCTTGCGCTGATACTCACCCTAATGAAACTTTGCTTCTTGCCTGTGTTATATTCTTGTGTTTCATTTGCTTTGGTTTAATTATCGTGTCTTACACTCGCATCTTCTCCACTGTGCTAATGATCCCTTCAGCGCAGGGTAAGTCTAAAGCCTTCTCAACCTGTCTGCCCCACATGTTTGTAGTTGGTTTGTTTCTTAGCTCCGGAATGTTTACATACATGAAACCAAACTCAGGGTCTTCTACATACTATGACCTGCTCGCAGCTGTTCTCTATACCGTGCTTCCTCCAGCCATGAACcctctcatctacagcctgagaaacaaggaaATTAAAAAGGCTCTAAGGAAAATAGGAGACATGAAGAAAATATTAGTTTTAATAACTCTCGGGAACTAA